The following coding sequences are from one Xiphophorus couchianus chromosome 22, X_couchianus-1.0, whole genome shotgun sequence window:
- the atoh7 gene encoding transcription factor atoh7 → MKSRPSPSCSDSGSESSEPDSKAPEKFEPATRRRMAANARERKRMQGLNTAFDRLRKVVPQWGQDKKLSKYETLQMALSYIVALNRILTDTRRPAAPHRQWLDLQLDVMQPESYSCLMRYEHPAGQEYVHSSFPYEFDGHHVHA, encoded by the coding sequence ATGAAATCCCGTCCAAGTCCCAGCTGCAGCGACTCCGGATCCGAATCCTCGGAGCCGGATTCGAAGGCTCCGGAGAAATTCGAGCCCGCCACCCGGCGGCGGATGGCGGCCAACGCCcgggagaggaagaggatgcaGGGGCTGAACACGGCCTTCGACCGCCTGCGGAAGGTGGTCCCGCAGTGGGGCCAGGACAAGAAACTGTCCAAGTATGAAACCCTGCAAATGGCTCTCAGCTACATCGTGGCCCTCAACAGGATCCTGACAGACACCCGGAGGCCCGCGGCCCCCCACCGGCAGTGGCTGGACCTGCAGCTGGATGTCATGCAACCGGAAAGTTACTCATGCCTGATGAGGTACGAGCATCCGGCAGGACAGGAGTACGTCCACTCGTCCTTTCCTTATGAATTCGACGGCCATCACGTCCATGCGTAA
- the pkd2l1 gene encoding polycystic kidney disease 2-like 1 protein codes for MRRLNNRAESHLTGRAESELDAMTDGGWVNHGYCGSPAPQVSTIYSPQPASVDRDDKLDRIQEEPGSSDQSPVKKRRGCCSFIKAFWGTAWTENTSNNREKFIRTTLRELIVYLVFLLDVCLLTYGMTVSSSYYFTKAMTDLFVGSASQNGVTFQTIGNMADFWDFAQGPLLDGLYWTKWYNNQSLDSGDQSFIYYENMLLGVPRMRQIKIKNNSCKVPEDFKNEIAECFDVYNEKKEDNLSFGLINGSAWRYHTEKDIKGSSYWGLLTTYSGAGFYQDLSRTKEDSANILAELMDNLWLDRGTRAVFIDFSAYNANINMFCVIRLVVEFPATGGAVPSYQIRTVKLIRYITHWDYFVLGCELVFCVFILYYVVEEILELRIHKFAYFKSIWNILDILVILLAIVAIVFNVFRTIKVDNLLGSLLEQPDLYADFEFLAFWQTQYNNMNAVNLFFAWIKIFKYISFNKTMTQLSATLGRCAKDILGFAIMFFIVFFAYAQLGYLLFGTEVESFSTFVKCIFTQFRIILGDFDYDAIDRANRVLGPIYFVTYVFFVFFVLLNMFLAIINDTYSEVKEELASQKDELQITDLIKQSYMKTFMKLKVKKEKISDVQKALQSGSGEIEFRDFRETLKEMGHEDKEISAAFSQFDRDGNQVLDVDEQTRMKIELEEKRDALNAELNNLGKNYGKAFPESRSASDDEKSRGFVAQEQFLWLSRRVLQMETSMAALTSRTDLIMEKLGLTGNNIFSSQSDRPSSLTSQM; via the exons ATGAGGAGACTGAACAACCGGGCCGAGAGCCACCTGACGGGCCGAGCCGAGTCCGAGCTGGACGCCATGACGGACGGAGGCTGGGTGAACCACGGCTACTGCGGCTCCCCTGCGCCGCAGGTCAGCACCATCTACAGCCCCCAGCCGGCCTCCGTGGACCGGGACGACAAACTGGACCGCATCCAGGAGGAACCGGGTAGCTCCGACCAGAGCCCGGTGAAGAAGAGAAgaggctgctgcagctttaTCAAAG CGTTTTGGGGAACAGCTTGGACCGAAAACACGTCCAACAACAGGGAAAAGTTCATCCGCACCACTCTGAGGGAGCTGATCGTCTACCTGGTGTTCCTGCTGGATGTGTGTCTCT TGACCTACGGTATGACCGTCTCCAGCAGCTATTATTTCACCAAAGCCATGACGGATCTGTTCGTGGGCTCGGCCAGCCAAAATGGAGTCACGTTTCAGACCATTGGCAACATGGCCGACTTCTGGGAC TTCGCCCAGGGTCCCTTACTGGACGGGCTTTACTGGACCAAATGGTACAACAACCAGTCCCTGGACAGCGGAGACCAGTCGTTCATCTACTATGAGAACATGCTGCTCGGAGTTCCACGGATGAGGCAgattaagattaaaaacaactcCTGCAAAGTCCCAGAAGACTTCAAAAATGAGATTGCCGAATGCTTTGACGTCTACAACGAGAAGAAGGAGGACAACCTCAGCTTTGGCCTCATCAACGGCTCTGC GTGGCGCTACCACACAGAGAAAGACATCAAAGGTTCCTCCTACTGGGGCCTCCTGACCACCTACAGCGGCGCCGGGTTCTACCAGGACCTGAGCCGGACCAAGGAGGACAGCGCCAACATCCTGGCAGAACTGATGGACAACCTTTGGCTGGACCGAGGAACCAGGGCGGTTTTCATCGACTTCTCAGCCTACAATGCAAACATCAACATGTTCTGTGTCATCAG GTTGGTGGTGGAGTTCCCAGCGACTGGCGGCGCCGTCCCATCCTACCAGATCAGAACCGTCAAACTGATCCGCTACATCACCCACTGGGACTACTTTGTCCTCGGCTGCGAGTTGGTTTTCTGCGTGTTCATCCTCTACTACGTGGTGGAGGAGATTCTGGAGCTGCGGATACACAAGTTTGCCTATTTCAAAAGCATCTGGAACATCCTGGACATACTGGTCATACTG CTCGCCATCGTTGCGATTGTCTTCAATGTCTTCCGGACCATCAAAGTGGATAATCTGCTCGGGTCTCTGCTGGAACAGCCGGATTTATACGCTGACTTTGAATTCCTGGCTTTCTGGCAAACCCAGTATAACAACATGAATGCTGTGAATTTGTTCTTCGCCTGGATCAAG attttcaaATACATCAGCTTCAATAAGACGATGACGCAGCTGTCCGCCACGCTGGGCCGATGCGCCAAAGACATCCTGGGCTTCGCCATCATGTTCTTCATCGTCTTCTTCGCCTACGCGCAGCTTGGATACCTGCTGTTTGGAACCGAGGTCGAATCTTTCAGCACATTCGTCAAGTGCAT TTTCACGCAGTTCCGGATAATTCTCGGCGACTTCGATTACGACGCAATCGACCGCGCAAACCGAGTCCTGGGGCCCATTTACTTCGTCACCtacgtgttttttgttttctttgtcctgCTG AACATGTTCCTGGCCATCATCAATGACACTTACTCAGAGGTCAAAGAGGAGCTGGCGTCTCAGAAGGACGAGCTGCAGATCACTGACCTCATCAAACAG AGCTACATGAAGACTTTTATGAagctgaaagtaaaaaaagagaaaatatcggACGTTCAGAAAGCTCTACAGTCTGGATCTGGAGAAATCGAATTCAGGGATTTCAGAGAGACTCTTAAAGA GATGGGTCACGAAGATAAAGAAATATCTGCGGCTTTCTCGCAGTTTGACCGAGACGGAAACCAGGTTCTGGATGTAGACGAACAAACGAGGATGAAAATCGAACTGGAAGAAAAACGG GATGCTCTTAACGCCGAGCTGAACAACTTGGGAAAGAACTACGGAAAAGCGTTTCCGGAGAGTCGTTCGGCCTCAGACGATGAAAAAAGTCGAGGCTTCGTGGCGCAGGAACAGTTCCTctg GCTGAGCAGGCGGGTTCTACAGATGGAAACGTCGATGGCGGCGCTCACATCCAGGACGGACCTGATCATGGAGAAACTAGGATTAACGGGAAACAAC ATTTTCTCCTCCCAGAGTGACCGACCTTCCTCACTGACGTCTCAGATGTGA